The following coding sequences lie in one Heyndrickxia oleronia genomic window:
- a CDS encoding S9 family peptidase, translating into MISFPKPDVEQFLRTFAIGDFAVSPDEKQLVFSTNLSGKYNLWAMDLPKTFPYPLTFIDQSCQELLYDKQGRFIIAGFDQDGDENTQFYGLPLQGGTMKEIVYQENTRNFMPILSENGKKLYYTSSKDNPMCLSSFCLDLDSGQETKVIEGRDAATYLLDFSPDESTFLYYKHFANTHTLVFAKHGDEEIRLTPPTEKQHTVSDAVFVSNDLVYLLTDYESDFTYLASYDLKTRTFLKIKSLEKESLRSLKYNKSQQTLYISSEKGVEDFLYEYRLQDGVWNKVSTPCSVIEKMVVSKAGTLYLLGRSATTPHNIYKREENEWVSLTKYTVPGVAPEELVDPDVITYRSFDDLEIEALFFKAKKENDNGEIIFWPHGGPQAAERKFFRASFQFFLNQGFSIFAPNFRGSTGYGLSFTKMVEGDWGNSPRLDNVAGLDWLIENGYVEKGNILLMGGSFGGYMSLLLHGRHADYFKAVVDIFGPSDLFSFINSVPDDWKPVMDQWVGNPERDKEKLIEYSPITYLDGMTKPMLVIQGANDPRVVQQESDQIVAALREKGREVEYMLLTDEGHGFSKKENEIAVYQRILSFFNQFIGSKVKG; encoded by the coding sequence ATGATTTCTTTTCCGAAGCCTGATGTCGAACAGTTTTTGCGAACATTTGCGATTGGGGATTTTGCTGTTAGTCCTGATGAGAAGCAGCTTGTGTTTAGTACGAATTTAAGTGGTAAGTATAATTTGTGGGCAATGGATTTGCCAAAGACTTTTCCGTATCCACTTACATTTATTGATCAAAGCTGTCAAGAACTGTTGTACGATAAACAAGGGAGATTCATTATTGCAGGATTTGATCAGGACGGAGATGAAAACACTCAATTTTATGGGCTTCCACTACAAGGTGGAACGATGAAAGAGATTGTGTATCAAGAGAATACTAGAAATTTCATGCCGATTTTATCGGAGAATGGAAAGAAGCTTTATTATACATCTTCGAAGGATAACCCAATGTGTTTAAGTTCATTTTGCCTTGATTTAGATTCGGGTCAAGAAACGAAGGTTATAGAGGGGCGAGACGCTGCTACTTATCTACTCGATTTTAGTCCGGACGAATCGACTTTTCTCTATTATAAGCATTTTGCTAATACGCATACTCTAGTATTCGCCAAACACGGAGATGAAGAGATTCGATTAACACCACCAACTGAAAAGCAACATACTGTAAGCGATGCTGTATTTGTCTCAAATGATTTAGTCTATTTACTGACTGATTATGAGTCTGATTTTACGTATCTTGCTTCGTATGATCTTAAGACGAGAACCTTTTTAAAAATCAAAAGTCTGGAAAAAGAAAGCTTAAGATCATTAAAATATAATAAATCTCAGCAAACACTATATATAAGCAGTGAAAAAGGTGTAGAAGACTTTTTATATGAATATCGTTTACAGGATGGGGTTTGGAATAAAGTTTCAACCCCATGCAGTGTAATTGAAAAAATGGTTGTGTCAAAAGCGGGGACATTATACTTATTAGGTAGAAGTGCCACAACACCACATAATATTTATAAACGAGAAGAAAATGAATGGGTTTCTTTAACAAAATATACCGTGCCAGGAGTAGCCCCTGAAGAGTTAGTTGATCCGGATGTCATTACATATCGGTCTTTCGATGACTTAGAAATCGAAGCGTTATTCTTTAAAGCAAAAAAAGAAAATGACAATGGAGAAATTATTTTTTGGCCACATGGTGGACCACAAGCAGCTGAACGGAAATTTTTTCGAGCGTCCTTCCAATTTTTCCTAAACCAAGGATTTAGTATATTTGCACCTAATTTCCGTGGCTCAACAGGATATGGTTTATCGTTTACGAAAATGGTAGAAGGAGATTGGGGGAACAGTCCTCGTCTTGATAATGTGGCTGGCTTAGATTGGTTGATTGAAAATGGATATGTGGAAAAAGGAAATATCCTTTTAATGGGGGGAAGCTTCGGTGGATATATGTCGCTTCTATTGCATGGGCGACATGCAGATTATTTTAAAGCAGTCGTTGATATTTTCGGACCATCTGATCTTTTCTCCTTTATCAATTCAGTACCTGACGATTGGAAACCAGTGATGGATCAATGGGTTGGGAATCCTGAAAGGGATAAGGAAAAGCTAATTGAGTATTCACCAATTACGTATTTAGATGGGATGACTAAGCCTATGCTTGTCATTCAAGGTGCTAATGATCCGCGAGTTGTTCAACAAGAATCGGATCAGATTGTTGCCGCGTTAAGGGAAAAGGGAAGAGAAGTTGAATATATGCTTTTAACGGACGAAGGGCATGGTTTTTCGAAAAAAGAAAATGAAATTGCAGTATATCAAAGAATTTTGTCATTTTTTAATCAATTCATTGGCTCTAAGGTAAAAGGTTAA
- a CDS encoding LysM peptidoglycan-binding domain-containing protein — protein MERILETRQERVTKSRKVKAHQRNSKLMGATLAMSLTAVSLLSQPKDAKACDCVDYYTIKEGDTLYSLAKQYKVTAEQLRQKNGLTTDSLKVGQQIIVPFKDVNGNFPHVELKEENKTEAATTDKTTKKVYTVKSGDSLWNVSKTFGVSVEKLMKDNQLKNATLFPGQKLNILQPTAVSQSDNLTYTVTTGDSLWKIAQKYKTTIEKIISDNKLASDLVIPGQKLTIKIEKKKPGTEPGNTNDQRNNNFSTTYIVKNGDTLWNLAKKYNISLEKLKKDNKLDSDYLLVGQKLIVPTNHISSLPSPVVTYKVQPGDTIYSLAKRFNTNVKQIMELNQLKDAYVLIGQDLFISAKDVEQFSGKIIGANDSSSIEVLINGQYIDLEVTYGTAQKYQQWNNKNAFITYKKGSKTKRSALIHIDLN, from the coding sequence ATGGAAAGGATCTTAGAAACACGCCAAGAGCGGGTGACAAAGAGCAGAAAAGTGAAAGCGCATCAACGGAATTCAAAGTTAATGGGGGCAACATTGGCCATGTCATTAACAGCCGTGTCATTATTGAGTCAGCCAAAGGATGCAAAGGCTTGTGATTGCGTTGATTATTACACGATTAAAGAAGGGGATACCTTATATTCATTAGCAAAACAATATAAGGTCACAGCTGAGCAGCTTCGGCAAAAAAATGGTCTAACAACGGATTCATTAAAGGTTGGCCAACAAATTATTGTCCCTTTTAAAGACGTGAATGGAAATTTCCCGCATGTAGAACTAAAAGAAGAGAACAAAACTGAAGCTGCTACTACTGACAAAACGACCAAAAAGGTATACACCGTCAAGTCAGGTGATAGTCTTTGGAACGTATCAAAAACATTTGGCGTTTCAGTAGAAAAGCTAATGAAAGACAATCAACTAAAGAACGCAACATTATTCCCTGGACAAAAACTTAATATTCTACAGCCGACAGCGGTCAGCCAAAGTGATAACCTAACATATACTGTTACGACTGGCGATAGTCTTTGGAAAATTGCACAAAAATATAAGACGACGATTGAAAAAATTATCTCAGATAATAAACTAGCATCTGACTTAGTCATACCTGGCCAAAAACTAACAATAAAAATAGAGAAAAAAAAGCCAGGCACAGAGCCTGGCAACACAAATGATCAGAGAAATAATAATTTCTCTACTACTTATATCGTCAAAAATGGCGATACTTTATGGAATTTAGCAAAAAAATATAATATTTCTTTAGAAAAGTTAAAAAAAGACAATAAATTAGACTCAGATTACTTACTTGTAGGTCAAAAATTAATCGTTCCAACCAATCATATTAGCTCTCTACCATCACCGGTGGTGACCTATAAGGTTCAACCTGGGGATACCATTTACAGTTTAGCTAAACGCTTTAATACGAATGTGAAGCAAATAATGGAGCTAAATCAACTAAAAGATGCCTATGTTCTAATAGGGCAAGATTTATTCATTAGTGCAAAGGATGTCGAGCAATTTTCCGGAAAGATCATCGGAGCAAATGATTCTTCCTCTATTGAAGTATTGATTAATGGTCAATATATTGATCTAGAAGTAACCTATGGAACAGCTCAAAAATATCAACAATGGAATAATAAAAATGCCTTTATCACTTATAAAAAAGGTTCAAAAACAAAACGCTCTGCACTTATTCATATAGATCTTAATTAA
- a CDS encoding S-layer homology domain-containing protein: MSYQPKSYNKFLAGAATAAVVASAVVPVATHAAEKNLTDVKEGSYYAEAVNALAEAGVIKGYEDGTFRPNNQVTRAEVAKIIAVQLGLDTENAGSANYSDAKGHWANTGGYLAAVAKAGIMKGDGNGTFRPNAPLTRAEMASIVVRAYDLQAKEGFESQFKDLNAGGAWAADAIKTLEANGYANGIAKGQFGSASNVKRADVAVFLFRVAKGEAAPTVESVSAINNIEVNEGAETVNLPKEVEVKLSNGEKAQKAVEWDKKGLDLNKPGEYTLTGDVADTDLTASVKVVVKAVDPKVESVSAINAQQVLVTFNKEVEKTTAENIANYNVTLASTGASQLDTDGSNNDDSTVTLQSDKKSVIIDLDPSNTNRNKFVKAANYEVKVNKDSVKDTSGKFVSETKKTFVFADTTAASVKEVKATASGFTVKFTEPIDLTNTGVVKVNGVNLPASAISAGSDKYSVNIAYTTEAGKSYDVYTSAFEDLLGNKSSAETKTVQYVKDTVAPVLQSVGQDGDLTLTLKFSEEIAAGSTVKVYRDGTTFVASATPVQDADDDTLYTVTLPASTGSVDLYPSGQTSTTVKVELSNFKDAAGNVTPGLTKDVTLTRTVKTPQVLDTKWDGVNAVIKLDTVLDSTTEVASKLLVTDSTGAEVTTASASVASDAAGTDADGKYIIVSGLSADKEYTLNFTRGFAKDKSVVPNETGNYTINLNTKSSSLDKTAPSFDSITAAGNVISVVFDETLDSSARNLANFKLDGVALPSGSVAVLSQTNVANDTVKITLPDGSINADASYLLSYSNIKDLAGNVAEAGSRTVALDDTVKPVLKSAEVQKSTNEILLTFSENVGIGLSTDVDADFVVKVNGVALDASQYVVAEDSNTDDKVLKVTLTGVNAVDQTVSVATITNPSLVKDTSNNANVLIGGTTVTASQK, translated from the coding sequence ATGTCTTACCAACCAAAGTCTTACAATAAATTTTTAGCAGGTGCTGCAACAGCAGCAGTAGTTGCTTCAGCAGTAGTTCCAGTTGCAACACATGCAGCAGAAAAAAACTTAACTGATGTTAAAGAAGGTTCTTACTATGCAGAAGCTGTTAACGCTTTAGCAGAAGCAGGTGTCATTAAAGGTTACGAAGATGGTACTTTCCGTCCAAATAATCAAGTAACACGTGCAGAAGTTGCAAAAATCATTGCAGTTCAATTAGGACTTGACACTGAAAATGCTGGTTCAGCTAACTATAGTGATGCAAAGGGTCACTGGGCTAACACTGGTGGTTACTTAGCAGCTGTTGCAAAAGCAGGAATCATGAAAGGTGACGGCAACGGAACATTCCGTCCTAACGCACCACTAACTCGTGCTGAAATGGCATCAATTGTTGTAAGAGCTTATGACTTACAAGCTAAAGAAGGTTTCGAATCTCAATTCAAAGACCTTAATGCAGGTGGCGCTTGGGCTGCTGACGCAATCAAAACTTTAGAAGCTAACGGATACGCAAACGGTATCGCTAAAGGCCAATTCGGTTCTGCATCAAACGTAAAACGTGCTGATGTAGCAGTATTCCTTTTCCGCGTAGCTAAAGGCGAAGCTGCTCCAACAGTTGAAAGCGTAAGTGCAATCAACAATATCGAAGTAAACGAAGGAGCAGAAACTGTAAACCTTCCTAAAGAAGTAGAAGTAAAACTTTCTAACGGCGAAAAAGCTCAAAAAGCTGTAGAATGGGACAAAAAAGGCCTAGACCTTAACAAGCCAGGCGAATACACTCTAACTGGTGATGTAGCTGATACAGATCTTACTGCTTCTGTTAAAGTTGTAGTGAAGGCTGTTGATCCTAAGGTTGAAAGTGTAAGTGCGATTAATGCTCAACAAGTGTTAGTTACTTTCAATAAAGAAGTAGAAAAAACTACAGCAGAAAACATTGCAAATTACAATGTTACACTTGCCAGCACTGGAGCTTCTCAGTTAGATACTGATGGATCAAACAATGATGATTCTACAGTTACTTTACAATCAGATAAAAAATCAGTAATCATTGATTTAGATCCAAGCAATACTAACAGAAACAAATTTGTAAAAGCAGCTAACTATGAGGTAAAAGTAAACAAGGATTCAGTTAAGGATACATCTGGTAAGTTTGTATCTGAAACAAAGAAAACATTTGTATTTGCTGATACTACTGCTGCATCAGTTAAAGAAGTAAAAGCAACTGCTTCTGGATTTACAGTTAAATTTACAGAACCTATTGATTTAACTAACACAGGTGTTGTAAAGGTTAATGGAGTAAATCTTCCTGCTTCTGCAATTTCTGCTGGATCAGATAAGTACTCTGTTAATATCGCTTATACTACTGAAGCTGGTAAATCATATGATGTTTATACATCTGCTTTCGAAGATTTATTAGGAAATAAATCTTCTGCTGAAACAAAAACTGTTCAGTATGTAAAAGATACTGTGGCTCCTGTACTTCAATCAGTAGGACAAGATGGAGATCTTACTCTAACTCTAAAATTTTCTGAAGAGATTGCTGCAGGTTCTACAGTAAAAGTTTACCGTGATGGTACTACTTTTGTTGCATCTGCAACTCCTGTTCAAGATGCAGATGATGATACGTTATATACTGTAACTCTTCCTGCATCTACTGGTAGCGTTGATTTATATCCATCAGGTCAAACTTCTACTACAGTAAAAGTTGAACTATCTAATTTTAAAGATGCTGCTGGTAACGTAACACCGGGCTTAACAAAAGATGTTACTCTTACTCGTACTGTTAAAACTCCACAAGTTCTTGATACTAAGTGGGATGGAGTAAATGCAGTAATCAAATTAGATACTGTATTAGACTCTACTACTGAAGTTGCATCTAAACTTTTAGTTACTGATTCTACTGGTGCAGAAGTTACAACAGCATCGGCTTCAGTTGCATCTGATGCTGCAGGTACTGATGCTGATGGTAAATACATTATTGTTTCTGGTCTTTCAGCTGATAAGGAGTACACTTTAAACTTTACAAGAGGCTTTGCTAAAGATAAGTCTGTTGTTCCTAATGAAACTGGAAACTATACAATTAACCTAAACACTAAAAGTTCATCATTAGATAAAACAGCTCCTAGCTTTGATAGCATTACTGCTGCAGGAAATGTTATTTCAGTAGTATTTGATGAAACATTAGATTCGTCTGCTCGTAACTTAGCAAACTTTAAGTTAGATGGAGTTGCATTACCATCAGGTTCAGTTGCAGTACTTTCTCAAACTAACGTTGCTAATGATACAGTAAAAATTACTTTACCAGATGGTTCTATAAATGCTGACGCAAGCTACCTATTAAGCTATTCAAACATTAAAGATCTTGCTGGTAACGTTGCAGAAGCTGGTTCTCGAACAGTTGCTTTAGATGATACTGTTAAGCCAGTATTAAAATCTGCTGAAGTACAGAAATCTACAAATGAAATCTTGTTAACTTTCAGTGAAAATGTAGGAATTGGTTTATCTACTGACGTAGATGCAGATTTTGTTGTTAAAGTTAATGGTGTAGCTCTTGATGCTTCTCAATATGTTGTTGCTGAAGATAGTAATACTGACGACAAGGTATTGAAAGTTACCTTAACGGGAGTTAATGCAGTTGATCAAACTGTTTCAGTTGCTACAATTACTAATCCAAGTCTTGTAAAAGATACTTCTAATAATGCAAATGTGCTAATTGGTGGAACTACAGTAACTGCTAGTCAAAAGTAA